Proteins from a single region of Paenibacillus sp. BIHB 4019:
- the lipB gene encoding lipoyl(octanoyl) transferase LipB: MTDSAHVPYGKKPLEARYISMLGYAEAWELQKSMVKQVDQEERPETLLLLQHPPTYTLGSDRHPEHLLLDEEELAERGISVFEIDRGGDITYHGPGQLVGYPLLYLDAVGLDLHAYLRNVEQVIINWLKDYGIESGRKPEYTGVWVGDEKIAAIGVKFNRARKRGGFVTSHGFALNIEAGIAESGFSGIVPCGIEQFGVTSFNTLTGRELSVSEAAQQLLPHFCEVFGFAQDAVLIREQHADAGNQAG, from the coding sequence ATGACTGACTCTGCTCATGTACCTTATGGGAAGAAACCGCTTGAAGCCCGTTATATTTCCATGCTTGGCTATGCGGAGGCATGGGAGCTGCAAAAATCGATGGTGAAGCAAGTTGATCAGGAGGAGCGTCCGGAGACGCTTCTCCTTCTTCAACATCCGCCGACCTATACGCTTGGCTCAGACCGCCATCCCGAGCATTTGCTGCTGGATGAGGAGGAGCTTGCGGAGCGGGGCATTTCTGTATTTGAAATCGACCGCGGTGGGGATATTACTTATCATGGGCCTGGCCAGCTTGTCGGATATCCGCTGCTGTATTTGGATGCGGTAGGTCTCGATCTGCATGCTTATTTGCGCAACGTCGAGCAGGTCATCATTAATTGGCTGAAAGATTATGGCATTGAATCAGGCAGGAAGCCCGAGTACACCGGCGTGTGGGTAGGGGATGAGAAAATTGCGGCAATCGGTGTGAAATTTAATCGGGCGCGAAAGCGCGGCGGATTTGTGACGAGTCATGGATTTGCGCTGAATATAGAGGCGGGCATTGCGGAGAGTGGCTTTAGCGGCATTGTGCCGTGCGGCATCGAACAGTTCGGCGTCACTTCATTTAATACGCTGACGGGCCGCGAGCTGTCGGTAAGTGAAGCGGCGCAGCAGCTGCTGCCGCATTTCTGCGAAGTATTTGGTTTTGCGCAGGATGCTGTTCTAATAAGAGAACAGCATGCCGATGCCGGCAACCAAGCTGGATAA
- the prli42 gene encoding stressosome-associated protein Prli42 — translation MFRKEICLVNPSKYVRIVAIVVIAAMLLSSLVAGIGMLFSY, via the coding sequence ATGTTTAGAAAGGAGATCTGCCTTGTGAATCCTTCCAAGTATGTTCGAATTGTAGCCATCGTGGTTATTGCTGCCATGCTGTTATCCAGCTTGGTTGCCGGCATCGGCATGCTGTTCTCTTATTAG
- a CDS encoding M20/M25/M40 family metallo-hydrolase, with product MINEQRLVDEFVQLVKIDSETKHEQLISVELKKKFGELGLSLEEDDAAAKTGHGAGNLFAFLEASGVENAPTIFFTSHMDTVTPGVGIKPQIDADGYIRSDGTTILGADDKAGLAAMFEAIRVLKEQSIPHGPIQFVITVGEESGLLGARALDASKLKAKFGYALDSNGSVGEIAVAAPTQARVTIEFHGKSAHAGVNPEAGISAIQVAGKAIARMPLGRIDKETTANIGSFEGGGATNIVVDYVKLNAEARSIVQHKLDAQLDAMREAVESAAAEFGAKGVFSSEVIYPSYSYDESDAVVQLAQTAIKAIGLTPKTFHSGGGSDANVFNGLGVPTVNLAVGYEHIHTTQEQIKVADLVKTTELVVEIMKQAAKA from the coding sequence ATGATTAATGAGCAGCGGTTAGTAGATGAATTTGTACAATTGGTGAAAATTGATAGTGAAACGAAGCATGAGCAGCTTATAAGCGTTGAGCTTAAGAAGAAATTCGGAGAGCTGGGACTATCGCTGGAAGAGGATGATGCGGCAGCCAAAACAGGTCATGGCGCAGGTAATCTATTTGCGTTTCTGGAAGCTTCCGGTGTAGAAAATGCTCCGACTATCTTTTTTACTTCCCATATGGATACGGTAACGCCTGGTGTAGGCATTAAACCGCAAATTGATGCAGATGGGTACATACGCAGCGATGGCACTACCATTCTTGGAGCGGACGATAAAGCGGGTCTTGCCGCGATGTTTGAGGCAATCCGTGTGCTTAAGGAACAATCGATTCCGCATGGCCCTATCCAGTTTGTCATTACCGTAGGCGAGGAGTCGGGACTGCTCGGAGCTCGCGCGCTGGATGCGTCCAAGCTAAAGGCGAAATTCGGCTACGCGCTCGATTCAAATGGCTCAGTAGGCGAAATTGCGGTTGCTGCGCCAACACAGGCGAGAGTCACGATTGAGTTTCACGGCAAGTCGGCTCATGCTGGCGTTAACCCGGAAGCGGGAATCAGTGCGATCCAAGTGGCGGGAAAAGCGATTGCAAGAATGCCGCTCGGCCGCATCGATAAGGAAACGACAGCGAATATTGGCTCTTTTGAAGGCGGAGGCGCAACGAATATCGTCGTTGATTATGTGAAGCTGAATGCGGAAGCGCGCAGTATTGTGCAGCATAAGCTGGATGCCCAGCTGGATGCTATGCGCGAAGCGGTAGAAAGTGCAGCAGCAGAGTTTGGCGCTAAAGGCGTGTTCAGCAGCGAGGTCATTTACCCGTCTTATTCGTACGATGAGAGCGATGCTGTTGTGCAGCTTGCCCAAACGGCGATTAAAGCGATCGGATTGACGCCAAAAACCTTCCACTCCGGCGGCGGCAGCGATGCCAATGTGTTTAATGGCCTCGGCGTGCCGACGGTTAACCTGGCTGTTGGCTACGAGCATATTCATACGACGCAGGAACAAATTAAAGTAGCCGATCTAGTCAAAACGACGGAATTGGTCGTTGAGATTATGAAGCAGGCAGCTAAAGCTTAA
- the mciZ gene encoding Z-ring formation inhibitor MciZ, which translates to MKTYTSVSHLRLVGKAWEIRHQLRLMSCKAASGASEPLASFLTRTSS; encoded by the coding sequence ATGAAAACCTATACAAGCGTCAGCCATCTTCGCCTTGTCGGCAAAGCATGGGAAATTCGCCATCAACTGCGCCTCATGTCCTGCAAGGCAGCAAGCGGAGCTTCTGAGCCGTTAGCAAGCTTTTTGACGCGAACTAGCTCTTAA
- a CDS encoding NUDIX hydrolase: MNEGINRWKEETTHTEPIFSGRIISLQVDTVALPDGSTATREIVKHPGAAAVIALLNGKLLVVEQYRKPLEKFQIELPAGKLDAGEDPLEAARRELEEETGYKADTLQLVSAFYTSPGFADEKLYVYFTDQVVSGKQQTDEDEFLEVMAITLEEAEAYISEGRISDAKTIMAVYVWKLYLLTGKLPI, encoded by the coding sequence ATGAATGAGGGAATTAATCGCTGGAAAGAAGAAACAACCCATACCGAACCGATTTTTTCTGGCAGAATCATTTCGCTGCAGGTAGATACGGTCGCCTTGCCGGACGGCAGTACGGCGACAAGGGAAATCGTCAAGCATCCGGGAGCAGCGGCTGTCATCGCTCTACTAAATGGCAAGCTGCTCGTCGTTGAGCAGTACCGCAAGCCGCTGGAGAAATTTCAGATTGAGCTGCCGGCAGGCAAGCTGGATGCTGGCGAGGATCCGCTCGAGGCGGCGAGGCGCGAGTTGGAAGAGGAGACAGGCTACAAAGCGGATACGCTGCAGCTTGTGAGCGCTTTTTATACGTCGCCAGGCTTTGCGGATGAGAAGCTGTATGTTTATTTCACGGATCAGGTCGTTTCTGGCAAGCAGCAGACGGATGAGGATGAGTTTCTGGAAGTGATGGCGATTACGCTAGAGGAAGCAGAAGCTTATATCTCCGAAGGCCGCATCAGTGATGCCAAGACGATTATGGCCGTCTACGTGTGGAAGCTGTATTTGCTGACAGGCAAGCTGCCCATTTAG
- the spoIIM gene encoding stage II sporulation protein M codes for MRSRMGKGPAGSQLTLYVFVGVLFVVGVIFGGLMVNALTFEQQQDLASDMSQYVQLMHGGAAADSAATFWERVFFHGKWLLVLWFLGITVVGIPLVLAMDFLKGVLVGFALGTLITQYSWKGVLFSLVSIAPPNLIIVPAILMASASALSFSMYVVKNRLMRQNGTLAPQMLSFTTTAMMMLMVLIGAALLEAYVSPLLMSWAAPILDASAAAI; via the coding sequence ATGCGTTCGCGAATGGGGAAGGGGCCCGCAGGGAGCCAGCTGACGCTGTATGTGTTTGTGGGCGTGCTGTTTGTCGTGGGCGTCATTTTTGGCGGGTTGATGGTAAATGCGCTCACCTTTGAGCAGCAGCAGGATTTGGCTTCGGATATGAGCCAGTATGTACAGCTTATGCATGGCGGGGCGGCTGCGGATAGCGCGGCGACATTTTGGGAGCGCGTTTTTTTTCATGGAAAATGGCTGCTGGTGCTGTGGTTCCTCGGCATTACCGTAGTCGGCATACCGCTGGTGCTAGCTATGGATTTTCTAAAAGGCGTGCTTGTCGGCTTTGCGCTCGGTACGCTCATTACACAATATTCATGGAAGGGCGTGCTGTTTTCGCTCGTCTCGATTGCGCCGCCTAATTTAATTATTGTGCCGGCCATTTTGATGGCGAGCGCTTCGGCGCTGTCTTTTTCGATGTATGTGGTGAAAAATAGGCTGATGCGGCAAAACGGCACACTTGCCCCGCAAATGCTGAGCTTTACGACGACAGCGATGATGATGCTGATGGTTTTAATCGGTGCCGCTTTGCTTGAAGCTTACGTCTCTCCGCTGTTAATGAGCTGGGCAGCACCGATTTTAGACGCTTCCGCCGCGGCAATCTGA
- a CDS encoding Fur family transcriptional regulator has protein sequence MEARIDKIKQQLQSQGYKLTPQREATVRVLLENEEDHLSAEDVFMLVKDKAPEIGLATVYRTLELLSEMHVVEKLNFGDGVARYDLRTDSSKHHHHHLICVQCGSMDEIKDDWLLPLEERLEEEYGFSVLDHRLDFQGICRKCNEKNANAKKDES, from the coding sequence ATGGAAGCCCGGATTGATAAGATTAAACAACAGTTGCAGTCGCAGGGCTACAAATTAACCCCGCAGCGTGAAGCAACAGTACGTGTATTGCTTGAGAATGAGGAAGATCACTTGAGCGCCGAAGATGTGTTCATGCTTGTGAAGGACAAGGCGCCAGAAATTGGCCTTGCAACGGTGTATCGGACACTTGAGCTATTAAGCGAAATGCATGTAGTGGAGAAGCTTAATTTTGGCGACGGGGTTGCCAGATACGATCTGAGAACGGACAGCAGCAAGCATCATCATCATCATCTTATTTGCGTGCAATGCGGATCGATGGATGAGATCAAGGACGATTGGCTGCTGCCACTTGAGGAACGATTGGAAGAGGAATATGGTTTTTCGGTTCTCGACCATCGATTGGACTTCCAGGGCATTTGTCGTAAATGCAATGAGAAGAATGCGAATGCGAAAAAAGACGAATCATAA
- a CDS encoding S8 family peptidase has translation MPRLDNLIASCSAYKPSKHTERQLISFTTHSSYKRCLRLLESRGIHPFKTMPGCKMIGFLLDRRSSWKHIIRHPEVKLMERDVKIRKHDTAPQMATRTIKPNLPIIKTTVDANKVPWNIKRVQAPLAWKRTLGKPVKLAIIDTGIAKHPDLRISGGVNTMGGTSYYDDNGHGTHVAGIAAGRGLTGLYGVAPNIKLYAVKALDLYGSGYVSDIVDAIEWCIRNKMNVINMSFGIVSGQHSDLLRQAIKRAAKQGIVITASAGNEGPNTTTIDEPASFPETIAVAASNRLNQIADYSNRGMGIDVAAPGTEIVSTWLNGKYAIMSGTSMSSPHVAGGAALLLSVRPKLGSARVSTILRKWSVPLKGYLPTVQGSGLLRLGRIRNVSS, from the coding sequence ATGCCTCGATTAGATAACCTGATCGCTTCCTGTTCTGCCTATAAACCTTCTAAACATACAGAACGCCAGCTCATCAGCTTTACCACGCACAGCTCCTATAAACGCTGCTTGCGCCTGCTAGAATCGCGCGGCATTCATCCATTCAAAACGATGCCAGGCTGCAAAATGATCGGTTTTCTGCTTGACCGGCGCAGCTCGTGGAAACATATTATCCGCCATCCTGAGGTTAAGCTAATGGAGCGGGATGTAAAAATCCGCAAGCATGATACCGCTCCCCAAATGGCAACCCGCACCATAAAACCAAATCTCCCCATTATAAAAACGACCGTAGACGCCAATAAGGTGCCTTGGAATATTAAAAGAGTACAGGCGCCGCTTGCTTGGAAGCGCACACTTGGCAAACCTGTCAAGCTTGCCATTATTGATACCGGCATTGCCAAGCATCCCGATCTGCGCATATCGGGCGGTGTCAATACGATGGGCGGCACAAGCTATTACGATGATAATGGCCATGGCACTCATGTTGCCGGCATTGCGGCAGGCAGAGGCTTAACAGGACTGTATGGCGTAGCTCCCAATATAAAGCTGTATGCCGTGAAGGCATTGGACCTTTACGGCTCGGGCTACGTGTCCGACATTGTAGATGCCATTGAATGGTGCATTCGCAACAAAATGAATGTCATTAATATGAGCTTTGGCATCGTCAGCGGCCAGCATAGCGATTTGCTGCGCCAAGCGATCAAGCGTGCAGCGAAGCAGGGCATCGTCATTACTGCCTCAGCTGGCAATGAGGGGCCAAATACGACGACGATCGACGAGCCAGCTTCCTTTCCGGAGACGATTGCAGTCGCCGCTTCCAATCGGCTCAACCAGATCGCCGACTACAGCAATCGGGGAATGGGCATTGATGTTGCCGCGCCGGGAACAGAAATCGTCTCTACTTGGCTGAATGGCAAATATGCCATCATGTCAGGAACGAGCATGTCGTCTCCCCATGTGGCTGGCGGTGCTGCTTTATTGCTGTCCGTAAGGCCAAAGCTAGGCTCTGCCCGTGTATCGACTATTCTTCGCAAGTGGTCTGTACCGTTAAAAGGCTATTTGCCCACTGTGCAAGGCTCCGGCCTGCTGCGGCTCGGACGCATTCGCAATGTGAGCTCCTAA
- the ald gene encoding alanine dehydrogenase: protein MIIGVPKEIKTSEYRVALTPAGVTMLRAAGHQVLVQTGAGDGSGFQDGDYASEGAVIVDSAAGVWERAEMIMKVKEPLPEEYGFFRKGQLLFTYLHLAAAPELAKALMDSEVTAIAYETIQLQNGSLPLLTPMSEVAGRMAVQVGAQFLEAFNGGRGVLLGGVPGVAPGEVVIIGGGIVGTNAAKVALGMGATVVLLERSLDRMRYLDDIFGGRIQTVMSSTYHIAEAVAKADLLIGAVLIPGAKAPHLVTEEMVKTMKKGAVIVDVAVDQGGSIATVDRATTHKDPVYVKHGVIHYAVANIPGAVPRTSTFALTNVTMPYALLLANDGLAAIKLSEPLQKGVNTHSGKLTYEQVAAALDLPFTPIQTLLA, encoded by the coding sequence ATGATCATTGGCGTTCCCAAAGAAATAAAAACGAGTGAATACCGGGTAGCATTGACGCCAGCAGGCGTCACCATGCTTAGAGCAGCGGGACATCAAGTGCTAGTGCAGACAGGGGCAGGAGATGGCAGCGGCTTTCAGGACGGCGATTATGCAAGCGAGGGTGCCGTAATCGTAGACTCGGCTGCTGGAGTATGGGAACGCGCAGAAATGATTATGAAAGTAAAGGAGCCTCTCCCAGAGGAATATGGATTTTTCCGCAAAGGGCAGCTTTTGTTCACCTATTTGCATCTTGCGGCTGCGCCGGAGCTGGCGAAAGCTTTAATGGACAGCGAGGTTACTGCAATAGCTTATGAAACGATTCAGCTTCAAAATGGCAGTCTGCCGCTGCTGACGCCAATGAGCGAGGTTGCAGGACGTATGGCAGTGCAAGTTGGCGCCCAGTTTCTGGAGGCGTTTAACGGCGGCAGAGGCGTTCTCCTGGGCGGTGTGCCTGGGGTAGCACCGGGGGAGGTCGTCATTATCGGGGGCGGCATCGTCGGTACGAATGCCGCGAAGGTTGCGCTTGGCATGGGAGCAACTGTCGTGCTGCTTGAGCGCAGTCTTGATCGAATGCGTTACTTGGATGATATTTTTGGCGGCCGCATTCAGACCGTAATGTCGAGCACGTATCATATTGCCGAGGCGGTGGCGAAGGCGGATTTGCTCATTGGCGCTGTGCTGATTCCGGGTGCGAAGGCGCCGCATCTGGTGACGGAGGAAATGGTCAAAACGATGAAAAAAGGAGCAGTCATCGTCGATGTCGCCGTTGACCAGGGCGGCTCCATTGCAACGGTTGACCGGGCTACTACGCATAAGGACCCCGTTTACGTCAAACATGGCGTTATCCATTATGCGGTAGCGAACATTCCGGGTGCTGTGCCGCGCACCTCGACCTTTGCGCTGACGAATGTCACCATGCCTTACGCGCTGCTGCTCGCAAATGACGGGCTGGCGGCGATAAAGCTCAGCGAGCCTCTGCAGAAAGGCGTCAATACGCATAGCGGCAAATTAACCTATGAGCAGGTAGCGGCGGCACTGGATTTGCCATTTACACCGATTCAAACCCTGCTGGCATGA
- a CDS encoding DUF4227 family protein produces MVLSARKWFSRFVFMLLFIGLFIIATGGYDWLVDVVSPSNPYEVPQGEAVKAIWHSTYEWDNGNIADRLRFFYWYGE; encoded by the coding sequence ATGGTATTGTCTGCGCGCAAATGGTTCAGCCGCTTCGTATTTATGCTGCTGTTCATCGGTTTGTTTATCATCGCCACTGGCGGCTATGATTGGCTCGTTGATGTCGTGTCGCCAAGCAATCCTTATGAAGTTCCGCAAGGCGAGGCCGTTAAGGCCATTTGGCATAGTACATATGAGTGGGATAATGGTAATATAGCGGATAGGCTGCGCTTTTTCTATTGGTACGGCGAATAG
- the xerD gene encoding site-specific tyrosine recombinase XerD, whose protein sequence is MKSLVNSFIRFLSVERSLSKNTLESYGRDLLFLLDYMESQNIESASAVQKHHLAHYLLQLKEDGRKASTLSRHIVSIRAFFHYLLVEGFIDRDPSIYIESPKQETKPPQILSMEHTSLLLDTPQCVTTAGKRDKAMLELLYATGMRVSELISLDVPSVNRQLGFIQCVGSNRKERIVPFGRKAAEALEDYLEHGRVGLQRHGKQEDALFLNHLGTRMTRQGFWKTVKKYAKEAGIEADITPHTLRHSFAAHLLENGADVRTVQALLGHADVATTQKYSKLTKVKMKDVYNSAHPRA, encoded by the coding sequence ATGAAATCTTTGGTGAACTCATTTATTCGTTTTTTAAGCGTGGAACGCTCCTTGTCGAAAAATACATTGGAGTCGTACGGGCGGGATTTGCTGTTTCTACTGGATTATATGGAAAGCCAGAATATCGAGTCAGCATCGGCTGTACAAAAGCATCATTTGGCGCATTATTTGCTGCAATTAAAGGAGGATGGGCGCAAGGCATCTACTTTATCGCGGCACATCGTGTCGATACGCGCTTTCTTTCATTATTTGCTGGTTGAAGGTTTCATTGATCGCGATCCATCCATCTATATTGAATCGCCGAAACAGGAAACGAAGCCGCCGCAAATTTTATCGATGGAGCATACAAGTCTGCTGCTGGATACGCCGCAATGCGTGACGACTGCAGGAAAGCGGGACAAGGCGATGCTGGAGCTGCTGTATGCGACAGGCATGCGCGTGTCGGAGCTGATTTCGCTGGATGTGCCAAGCGTCAACCGGCAGCTCGGCTTTATTCAGTGTGTAGGCAGCAACCGGAAGGAGCGTATTGTTCCATTTGGAAGAAAAGCTGCGGAAGCGCTGGAAGATTATTTGGAGCATGGGCGAGTCGGGCTGCAGCGGCACGGCAAGCAGGAGGACGCGCTCTTTTTGAACCATTTGGGGACGCGGATGACGCGGCAGGGCTTCTGGAAGACAGTCAAAAAGTATGCAAAAGAGGCCGGCATTGAAGCGGATATTACGCCGCATACGCTGCGCCATTCGTTCGCTGCCCATTTGCTGGAGAACGGTGCTGATGTGCGTACCGTACAAGCGCTGCTAGGCCACGCCGACGTTGCTACAACCCAGAAATATTCCAAGCTGACAAAGGTGAAAATGAAAGACGTATACAACAGCGCGCATCCACGCGCTTGA
- the deoB gene encoding phosphopentomutase has protein sequence MSKFDRIAVIVLDSVGIGEQPDAEAFGDVGSHTLGHIVERVKGTSLPNLRQLGLDRIAPLGDWKPADGQSGAYYGKMQEVSVGKDTMTGHWELMGLKLTVPFQTFPDGFPDELIAIFEERTGRKVIGNKPASGTEILDELGAEQMETGAWIVYTSADSVFQIAAHEGIIPLDELYRACEIARELTMDERYTVGRVIARPYEGEPGAFKRTPNRHDYAVKPPEPTVLNALQDGGLDTISIGKINDIFDGEGINASTPTKSNADGIARTIAALKEPFKGLLFTNLVDFDSLYGHRRDPEGYAAALEEFDRALPELTQTIGPRDLLVITADHGNDPVHPGTDHTREYVPLLLYSPAFKQPGQLASRATFSDLGATIADNFNVKAPPNGTSFLELLEA, from the coding sequence ATGAGTAAATTTGATCGTATTGCCGTTATTGTGCTTGATAGCGTTGGAATTGGCGAACAGCCGGATGCGGAGGCTTTCGGCGACGTTGGCTCGCATACGCTTGGGCATATCGTAGAAAGAGTAAAGGGGACAAGCCTGCCAAATTTGCGCCAGCTTGGTCTTGACCGTATTGCGCCGCTCGGCGATTGGAAGCCGGCAGATGGACAGTCTGGCGCTTACTATGGGAAAATGCAGGAGGTATCAGTTGGCAAAGATACGATGACCGGGCATTGGGAGCTGATGGGGCTGAAGCTGACGGTCCCTTTTCAGACGTTTCCAGACGGGTTTCCGGATGAGCTGATCGCTATATTCGAGGAGCGCACAGGACGCAAGGTCATCGGCAATAAGCCGGCAAGCGGTACGGAAATTTTGGACGAGCTGGGCGCTGAGCAAATGGAGACGGGAGCATGGATCGTCTACACTTCTGCTGACAGCGTTTTTCAAATTGCAGCGCATGAAGGCATCATCCCGCTAGACGAACTATACCGCGCGTGCGAAATTGCGCGTGAGCTGACGATGGATGAGCGTTATACGGTAGGCCGCGTTATCGCCAGACCCTATGAAGGGGAGCCGGGCGCGTTCAAGCGTACGCCTAACCGCCATGATTATGCAGTCAAGCCGCCGGAGCCTACGGTGCTTAATGCCCTGCAGGATGGCGGACTCGACACGATTTCCATCGGGAAAATCAATGATATTTTTGATGGAGAGGGCATTAATGCTTCTACGCCCACGAAGAGCAACGCGGATGGCATTGCCCGTACGATAGCTGCTTTGAAGGAGCCTTTTAAGGGATTGCTGTTTACGAATCTCGTTGATTTCGATTCCTTGTACGGACATCGCAGAGACCCAGAAGGCTACGCCGCCGCACTAGAAGAGTTTGACCGCGCTTTGCCTGAGCTTACGCAAACGATTGGACCGCGCGATTTGCTGGTCATTACCGCAGATCACGGCAATGATCCCGTTCATCCGGGTACGGACCATACGCGGGAATATGTGCCGCTGCTGCTTTATAGCCCAGCATTCAAGCAGCCTGGACAGCTAGCGTCGCGAGCAACCTTCTCCGATTTAGGAGCGACGATTGCGGACAACTTCAACGTAAAGGCTCCGCCGAACGGCACAAGCTTTCTCGAATTGCTTGAAGCTTAA
- a CDS encoding purine-nucleoside phosphorylase, translated as MNVITAAQIKEAASYIAGRTDLKPEVGLIMGSGLGVLGDHLENPVTIAYHDIPHFPVSTVEGHAGELLMGTLSGRPVLLMRGRFHMYEGYGPELTAFPVRVMKALGVSTLLVTNAAGGVNLAFESGNLMLISDHLNMTGKNPLIGPNDNELGVRFPDMSEAYSKRLRGIARELAASQGLALAEGVYAGLLGPTYETPAEIRMLRVLGADAVGMSTVAEVITARHAGIEVLGISCITNMAAGILDQPLNHEEVMETAERVKSQFLDLVKGLVPLI; from the coding sequence ATGAACGTAATTACAGCAGCACAAATTAAAGAAGCGGCATCCTACATTGCCGGGCGTACGGACTTGAAACCAGAGGTTGGCCTGATTATGGGCTCCGGTCTTGGAGTTTTAGGCGATCATTTGGAAAATCCAGTGACGATTGCGTACCACGATATTCCGCATTTCCCGGTATCCACAGTGGAAGGACATGCAGGAGAGCTGCTTATGGGCACCTTGTCCGGCCGTCCGGTACTATTGATGCGAGGCCGCTTTCATATGTATGAAGGCTACGGCCCAGAGCTGACGGCATTTCCGGTGCGCGTAATGAAGGCGCTTGGCGTATCAACGCTGCTTGTGACGAATGCGGCTGGCGGCGTCAACCTTGCGTTTGAATCGGGCAACCTGATGCTGATTTCTGACCACCTGAACATGACAGGCAAAAACCCGCTCATTGGCCCTAATGATAACGAGCTGGGCGTTCGTTTCCCTGATATGTCGGAGGCTTACAGCAAACGTCTGCGCGGTATTGCCCGTGAACTTGCGGCAAGCCAAGGGCTTGCACTAGCTGAGGGAGTTTACGCTGGACTGCTCGGACCGACGTATGAAACGCCTGCGGAAATTCGCATGCTGCGCGTTTTGGGGGCAGATGCTGTCGGAATGTCGACCGTTGCGGAAGTGATTACCGCAAGACATGCGGGAATTGAAGTTCTTGGCATTTCTTGTATTACGAATATGGCTGCGGGGATTTTGGATCAACCGCTTAACCACGAAGAGGTTATGGAGACGGCAGAGCGCGTGAAATCTCAATTTTTAGACCTTGTAAAAGGTTTGGTTCCGCTCATTTAA
- a CDS encoding aspartyl-phosphate phosphatase Spo0E family protein, producing MDKQLLLEMEKLRDKMVETALIKQTFLHREVLRLSQSLDVLIVRAQEERRTVSSHK from the coding sequence ATGGACAAGCAATTGCTCTTGGAGATGGAGAAGTTGCGCGATAAAATGGTTGAGACGGCGCTTATCAAACAAACTTTTCTTCACCGAGAGGTACTGCGGCTAAGCCAATCGCTAGACGTTTTAATCGTGCGTGCGCAGGAAGAGCGACGGACCGTTTCCAGCCATAAATAA